In a single window of the Oryctolagus cuniculus chromosome 9, mOryCun1.1, whole genome shotgun sequence genome:
- the TEX29 gene encoding testis-expressed protein 29, translated as MRYAPEIKKSPPHLLKKFAVCDIPLYDICDYNVSRDRCKELGCCFYKGVCYEKAVPVYVQVFSALIVIIAGAFIITIIYRVVQESRREKKSSAEVTLMSESSEKPEPPPSVSEVEAPPVSDEPSKKSEEGATFTISEAEETEE; from the exons ATGAGGTACGCCCCGGAGATAAAGAAGTCACCGCCGCACCTGCTCAAGAAGTTTGCAG TGTGTGACATCCCCCTGTACGACATCTGTGACTACAATGTGTCCAGGGACCGCTGCAAGGAGCTGGGCTGCTGCTTTTACAAAGGCGTCTGCTATGAGAAGGCGGTCCCCG TTTACGTCCAGGTGTTCTCCGCCCTGATCGTCATCATCGCCGGGGCCTTCATCATCACCATTATTTACAG AGTTGTTcaggagagcaggagggagaagaAGTCTTCCGCGGAAGTCACGCTGATGTCCGAGTCCAGCGAGAAGCCCGAGCCGCCCCCGTCCGTCAGCGAAGTGGAGGCCCCGCCCGTGAGCGATGAGCCCTCCAAGAAGAGCGAGGAAGGAG CTACCTTTACCATCTCAGAAGCCGAGGAGACTGAGGAATGA